In Bradyrhizobium sp. 1(2017), one DNA window encodes the following:
- a CDS encoding caspase family protein → MRNLLRLCPLLLVLVLLLGAGPAFAGKRVALVLANSAYQHAPSLANPVNDGSVMAKTLKEAGFDVVDSRHDLSALDTRRVLRDFADATRDADIAVVYYAGHGIEVEGSNYLIPVDAKLERDTDVYDEALSLDRILVAVEPAKQLRLVILDACRDNPFGKRMKRTVASRSIGRGLAQVEPSSPNTLIAYSAKAGFTAQDGDGANSPFTVALSKHLTTPGLDVRRAFGYVRDDVLKSTGNKQEPFVYGSLGGEDVPLVPVKVAATAPAASVANPQADIRRDYELALQVGNKAAWDAFLAQHPDGFYASLAKLQVEKIGAEQAHAAAIAKAKQAEAERDRLAALGAQKDAQTKAAADAKAAEQAQLAAQKAKEQAQQQAAAAEQQRVNLATAAPGAAPATTASPTGTNVASLTPATAPADLSRSVQTELGRVGCFSGQADGNWNTSSQRSLSQFNRYAGTKLDVKVASTDALDTVKAKPSRVCPLVCEHGFKADGDKCSKIVCREGYAVNDDNECEKQRASKPAKPATAKRDDGDERPARQRRQSGGVAAGAAGGYGAAAGIAAATGTRRATSGGQVFCNNAGCRPVNRGCRLEYRGGGGPGNDANAEVCY, encoded by the coding sequence ATGCGCAATCTGCTCAGACTTTGTCCGCTTCTCCTCGTCCTCGTGCTGCTGCTGGGCGCCGGGCCCGCTTTCGCCGGCAAGCGCGTCGCGCTGGTGCTCGCCAACTCGGCCTATCAGCACGCGCCGTCGCTCGCCAACCCCGTCAATGACGGTTCGGTGATGGCAAAGACGCTGAAGGAGGCCGGCTTCGATGTCGTCGATTCCCGGCACGATTTATCGGCGCTGGATACGCGACGGGTGCTGCGCGACTTCGCGGATGCAACCCGCGATGCCGACATCGCCGTGGTCTACTATGCCGGTCACGGCATCGAGGTCGAAGGCTCCAACTATCTGATCCCTGTTGACGCCAAGCTCGAGCGCGACACCGACGTGTACGACGAGGCGCTGTCGCTCGATCGCATCCTGGTCGCGGTCGAGCCCGCAAAGCAGCTTCGCCTGGTGATCCTGGACGCCTGCCGCGACAATCCTTTCGGCAAGAGGATGAAGCGCACGGTCGCCTCGCGCAGTATCGGCCGGGGCCTAGCCCAGGTCGAGCCGTCCAGCCCCAACACCCTGATCGCCTATTCGGCCAAGGCCGGCTTCACGGCGCAGGACGGCGACGGCGCCAACAGCCCGTTTACCGTTGCGCTGTCGAAGCATTTGACGACGCCGGGCCTCGATGTCCGCCGCGCCTTCGGCTACGTGCGTGACGACGTGCTCAAGTCGACCGGGAACAAGCAGGAGCCGTTTGTCTATGGCTCGCTCGGCGGTGAAGACGTGCCGCTGGTGCCGGTCAAGGTGGCGGCTACGGCTCCGGCGGCTTCGGTCGCGAACCCGCAGGCCGACATCCGCCGCGACTACGAGCTCGCGCTGCAGGTCGGCAACAAGGCGGCATGGGATGCCTTCCTCGCCCAGCATCCCGATGGTTTCTATGCGAGCCTTGCCAAGCTCCAGGTCGAGAAGATTGGCGCCGAGCAGGCTCATGCCGCGGCGATCGCGAAGGCGAAGCAGGCCGAGGCCGAGCGCGACCGCCTCGCCGCCCTCGGCGCGCAGAAAGATGCGCAAACCAAGGCTGCCGCCGATGCGAAAGCCGCCGAGCAGGCGCAGCTTGCTGCGCAGAAGGCCAAGGAACAGGCGCAGCAGCAGGCGGCCGCCGCCGAGCAGCAGCGTGTCAACCTCGCCACCGCGGCGCCGGGCGCTGCTCCGGCCACCACGGCAAGCCCTACCGGCACCAACGTCGCGTCACTGACGCCTGCGACTGCACCGGCCGATCTCAGCCGCTCGGTGCAGACCGAGCTCGGCCGCGTCGGTTGTTTCTCCGGGCAGGCGGATGGCAATTGGAATACGTCCTCGCAGCGGTCGCTGTCGCAGTTCAACCGCTATGCCGGCACCAAGCTCGACGTGAAAGTGGCGAGCACCGACGCGCTCGACACCGTCAAGGCCAAGCCGTCGCGCGTCTGTCCGCTGGTGTGCGAGCACGGCTTCAAGGCCGACGGCGACAAATGCAGCAAGATCGTCTGCCGCGAGGGCTATGCGGTCAACGACGACAATGAGTGCGAGAAGCAGCGTGCGTCCAAGCCGGCCAAGCCAGCGACCGCGAAGCGCGACGATGGCGATGAGCGTCCCGCGCGGCAGCGTCGTCAGTCCGGGGGCGTGGCTGCGGGCGCGGCGGGTGGCTATGGTGCCGCGGCCGGCATTGCGGCTGCGACCGGTACGCGCCGCGCGACGAGCGGCGGGCAGGTCTTCTGCAACAACGCCGGCTGTCGTCCGGTCAATCGCGGCTGCCGTCTCGAATATCGCGGCGGCGGCGGCCCGGGCAATGATGCCAATGCCGAGGTGTGTTACTGA
- a CDS encoding GFA family protein, protein MTASENSNVRILIGECYCRTVRFEVADEFSYALNCHCSNCRRTTGAAFKPFAGIAHDKLRIVQGGDQRMIFGDDTTHNAQCARCGSLLYSRVREGKWVHVAMGTLVDTPSIRPSAHIFVGSKAPWHEITDDLPQYREHIGGA, encoded by the coding sequence ATGACCGCATCAGAAAATTCGAACGTTCGTATCCTGATCGGCGAATGCTATTGCCGCACCGTGCGCTTCGAGGTCGCCGACGAATTCTCCTATGCGTTGAACTGCCATTGCTCGAACTGCCGTCGCACCACCGGCGCGGCGTTCAAGCCGTTCGCCGGCATCGCGCACGATAAGCTCCGCATCGTCCAGGGCGGGGACCAGAGGATGATTTTCGGCGACGATACCACCCATAACGCCCAGTGTGCCCGGTGCGGCTCGCTGCTCTATTCCCGGGTGCGCGAGGGGAAATGGGTCCATGTCGCCATGGGAACCCTGGTCGATACCCCCTCGATCCGGCCGAGCGCCCACATTTTCGTGGGCTCGAAGGCGCCCTGGCATGAAATTACGGACGATCTGCCGCAATATCGGGAGCACATCGGGGGTGCCTGA
- a CDS encoding nuclear transport factor 2 family protein, protein MSQNRSSVEAVVQSYFDGLYEGDAEKLGAIFHPSADLRWVEKGELQVLTVPDWLDRVRKRPSGKAEGKPREDFIVTIDRSDDKTAFIKVRCQLPPRYFTDYLVAMKLADGWQIVSKSYRYDLRE, encoded by the coding sequence ATGAGCCAGAATCGTTCGAGTGTCGAAGCCGTCGTGCAATCCTATTTCGATGGCCTGTATGAGGGCGACGCCGAGAAGCTCGGCGCCATCTTCCATCCCTCGGCCGATCTGCGCTGGGTCGAGAAGGGCGAGCTCCAGGTGTTGACCGTGCCGGATTGGCTCGATCGCGTGCGCAAGCGCCCCTCCGGCAAGGCCGAAGGCAAGCCGCGCGAGGACTTCATCGTCACCATCGATCGCTCGGACGACAAGACCGCCTTCATCAAGGTCAGATGCCAGCTGCCGCCGCGCTATTTCACCGACTATCTGGTCGCGATGAAGCTCGCTGACGGCTGGCAGATCGTGTCGAAGTCGTACCGGTACGACCTGAGGGAGTGA
- the bla gene encoding class A beta-lactamase, which translates to MLLDRRSLLASLGWMAVSPVLAADAPPELAAYERESGGRIGVYAENLATGAKLAWRADERFVMCSTFKASLAACVLARVDRGEERLAAMISYGQADLLEYAPVAKQNLAAGAMSVADMCKAIVELSDNTCANLLLARIGGPAVLTAFWRSIGDTTSRLDHNEPELNRSPPGDSRDTTTPAAMAGNLRRLVLGEALSPASRARLTEWMVGCKTGANRLRGGLPANWKIGDKTGNNGKDASGDIAVAWPRADTKPETPILIAAYTQGGTPNPAQIEAAFARIGRMVAERLA; encoded by the coding sequence ATGCTTCTCGATCGCCGCTCCCTGCTCGCCTCACTCGGCTGGATGGCCGTCTCTCCCGTGCTGGCGGCTGACGCGCCGCCGGAACTCGCGGCCTATGAACGCGAGAGCGGCGGGCGGATCGGGGTCTATGCGGAAAATCTGGCCACCGGTGCAAAGCTAGCATGGCGCGCCGACGAGCGGTTCGTCATGTGCTCGACATTCAAGGCCTCGCTCGCTGCCTGCGTGCTGGCGCGGGTCGATCGCGGCGAGGAGCGGCTTGCAGCCATGATTTCTTACGGTCAGGCCGACCTCCTGGAGTATGCGCCGGTCGCCAAACAAAATCTTGCGGCCGGCGCGATGTCGGTCGCCGACATGTGCAAGGCGATCGTCGAGCTCAGCGACAACACCTGCGCCAATCTGCTGCTGGCGCGGATTGGCGGTCCCGCCGTGCTCACGGCGTTCTGGCGATCGATCGGCGACACCACCTCGCGGCTCGACCACAACGAGCCCGAGCTCAACCGCTCGCCGCCCGGCGATTCCCGGGACACCACGACGCCCGCGGCAATGGCGGGGAACCTGCGCCGGTTGGTGCTGGGCGAAGCACTGTCGCCGGCTTCACGCGCCCGGCTCACCGAATGGATGGTGGGCTGCAAGACCGGCGCGAACCGGCTGCGTGGTGGGCTCCCCGCAAACTGGAAGATCGGCGACAAGACCGGCAACAATGGCAAGGACGCTTCGGGCGATATCGCGGTCGCCTGGCCCAGAGCCGACACCAAGCCGGAAACGCCGATCCTGATCGCGGCCTATACCCAGGGCGGCACGCCGAACCCGGCGCAGATCGAGGCCGCGTTCGCCCGCATCGGGCGCATGGTGGCCGAACGGCTGGCCTGA